In one window of Paraflavitalea soli DNA:
- a CDS encoding helix-turn-helix domain-containing protein — translation MLQAPDILSFAYKQPMMQGQLDLLYEKEQQIPGSIQYNISRFRKHSQWAVDDAGMMVYHYKKNDAAKNYVELRFCVSGNVYCHEKDTECDQCKLGVSRNCNDRVDSVDVLSFRFAPVHLTQFLRPRRQDDEVTVTDNILQFTHPSSFSKILPLCGRTRVVLEALLNHTYTGSLENIYINAQVQMLLLYSLECMLGEDKGDKAIETFQCKFLANDADREKIIRAREILLQHIGEPITIKELSRKVAINECYLKKGFKELFGTTVFDFYQSQRMEHARYLLYEKGLSVTEVSMMLGYSSISHFSTAFKKHTGLKPCELLLH, via the coding sequence ATGTTACAGGCACCTGACATATTATCTTTTGCGTATAAGCAACCCATGATGCAGGGACAGCTCGATCTATTGTATGAGAAGGAACAACAAATTCCCGGATCCATACAGTATAATATCAGCCGTTTTCGCAAGCATTCCCAGTGGGCAGTAGACGATGCAGGTATGATGGTGTACCATTACAAGAAGAATGATGCTGCAAAGAACTATGTAGAATTGCGGTTCTGCGTGTCGGGTAATGTGTATTGTCACGAAAAGGATACCGAATGCGATCAATGCAAACTCGGCGTTTCCCGTAATTGTAATGACAGGGTAGATAGTGTGGATGTGCTCAGTTTCCGGTTTGCCCCCGTTCACCTCACTCAATTCCTCAGGCCACGTCGCCAGGATGATGAGGTTACCGTAACCGACAACATCCTCCAGTTTACACATCCTTCCTCTTTTTCCAAGATATTGCCCTTGTGCGGACGTACCCGCGTGGTATTGGAAGCCCTGCTCAACCACACCTATACCGGCAGCCTGGAAAATATCTACATCAACGCCCAGGTTCAGATGCTCCTGTTGTATAGCCTGGAGTGCATGCTGGGAGAAGACAAAGGCGATAAAGCTATTGAAACCTTCCAGTGTAAGTTCCTCGCCAATGATGCCGATCGCGAAAAGATCATCAGGGCAAGAGAAATACTGCTTCAGCATATTGGTGAGCCCATCACCATTAAAGAACTAAGCCGCAAAGTAGCCATCAATGAATGCTACCTGAAGAAAGGCTTCAAAGAATTGTTCGGCACTACCGTGTTTGACTTTTATCAAAGCCAGCGCATGGAACATGCCCGTTACCTCCTGTATGAAAAAGGGCTCAGCGTAACAGAAGTATCTATGATGCTCGGTTATTCTTCCATCTCCCATTTTTCTACCGCCTTCAAAAAACACACCGGCCTCAAACCTTGTGAATTATTGCTGCATTAA